In one Fusarium falciforme chromosome 5, complete sequence genomic region, the following are encoded:
- a CDS encoding HMA domain-containing protein, producing the protein MVSPGDLVVVFQGQHIPADGVAVSSDSVLITEAWLNGSNLPRTVRLGDAVFAGCRVEHGTLVLAVESCNLSTRLGAMLESVVSGELKPQESRIDRATKYFTTAIIVFAAAVCAAQGYSLPEGNLTEMLGRASGIMLAACPCALSLSVPTCKLLATVRASKAGIRLVTSYSRFKDVASVRTLLFDKTGTLTHGDLRVRYVSLAPYPSLQSALIWRAIWELEKDVQHPVAHAIVRESLRQMDSLGAPPPTETTPDALVSEVLHELGRGVQGTVTSTISSSKWHLAIGSRKFIETLGVQVDFANIPADLRCAVTTPVVVAINGTQVGVLVFEDVVRSEAIPVIKELKEMGINVGMITGDNAASATVVSRQVGIDADMVFANSLPQDKAEVVARFRRHGPVLVVGDNLNDLPCFMSASFSVCVSDREMAFGDFDAADATLTPFTTENRKSDPEFLRHIPFLVYLSRRTARVVSQNMWWAAAYNGLSLLWASGIIGSTKPLPSVWFSLGMGFSSAVVLLNSSRIGRESNVLSFSE; encoded by the exons ATGGTCTCGCCCGGTGATCTTGTTGTCGTCTTCCAGGGACAGCACATACCTGCCGATGGCGTTGCGGTCAGCTCAGACTCAGTTCTTATCACCGAAGCCTGGCTTAACGGTTCAAACTTACCGCGAACGGTTCGTCTCGGCGATGCTGTGTTCGCTGGGTGCCGTGTCGAGCACGGGACACTGGTTCTTGCAGTCGAATCCTGTAATCTCTCCACACGGTTGGGTGCGATGTTGGAATCTGTCGTATCTGGGGAACTCAAACCCCAGGAATCGCGCATTGACCGTGCAACCAAGTACTTCACTACAGCCATCATTGTCTTTGCGGCTGCCGTATGTGCCGCACAAGGCTACTCTTTACCCGAAGGCAACTTGACGGAGATGCTTGGACGGGCATCGGGCATCATGTTGGCTGCATGCCCTTgtgccttgagcttgagtgTTCCCACTTGCAAGTTGCTAGCGACAG TGAGAGCGTCAAAGGCTGGCATCCGGCTAGTTACCTCGTACAGTCGATTCAAGGATGTGGCAAGCGTCCGAACACTCCTCTTCGACAAAACAGGAACACTCACACACGGCGACCTACGCGTCCGATACGTTTCCCTTGCACCATATCCGTCACTTCAGAGCGCTCTCATCTGGAGAGCTATCTGGGAGCTGGAAAAGGATGTTCAGCATCCAGTCGCGCATGCTATTGTCCGCGAGAGCCTTCGGCAGATGGACAGCCTAGGTGCCCCGCCGCCCACAGAAACAACTCCAGACGCGCTCGTGTCTGAAGTGTTGCATGAGCTCGGTCGTGGGGTCCAAGGCACTGTGACTTCTACAATCTCGTCAAGTAAATGGCACCTAGCTATCGGGAGCCGCAAGTTCATCGAAACATTGGGCGTCCAAGTTGACTTTGCCAATATCCCTGCGGACTTGAGGTGCGCAGTTACCACCCCAGTTGTTGTGGCCATCAACGGAACGCAAGTCGGCGTACTTGTCTTCGAAGATGTGGTTCGGTCTGAGGCCATACCCGTCATAAAGGAGCTGAAGGAGATGGGCATCAACGTTGGCATGATCACGGGCGACAATGCTGCCTCCGCAACTGTGGTGTCGCGCCAAGTGGGCATAGACGCCGACATGGTTTTCGCCAACTCGCTACCACAGGACAAAGCAGAGGTGGTTGCCCGATTTCGTCGTCACGGGCCAGTCTTAGTCGTTGGAGACAACCTCAATGACCTTCCGTGTTTCATGTCAGCGTCTTTCAGTGTCTGCGTTTCTGACCGAGAGATGGCGTTTGGAGATTTCGATGCCGCAGATGCGACTCTAACTCCATTCACAACCGAAAACCGTAAGTCAGATCCGGAGTTTTTGAGACACATTCCCTTTCTCGTCTATCTATCACGGCGAACTGCTAGAGTTGTTTCGCAGAACATGTGGTGGGCAGCAGCTTACAACGGACTCTCACTCCTTTGGGCTTCAGGTATTATTGGTTCTACAAAGCCTTTGCCTTC TGTTTGGTTCAGCCTGGGCATGGGCTTCAGTAGTGCCGTTGTTCTCTTGAATAGTTCGAGGATTGGAAGGGAAAGCAATGTTTTGTCATTCTCTGAGTAG